In a genomic window of Muntiacus reevesi chromosome 1, mMunRee1.1, whole genome shotgun sequence:
- the SMIM12 gene encoding small integral membrane protein 12 — translation MWPVLWTAVRTYAPYVTFPVAFVVGAVGYHLEWFIRGKEPQPVEEEKSISERREERKLDELLGKDHTQVVSLKDKLEFAPKAVLNRNRPEKN, via the coding sequence ATGTGGCCTGTGCTTTGGACCGCGGTGCGCACCTATGCTCCCTACGTCACCTTTCCCGTGGCCTTCGTGGTCGGGGCTGTGGGGTACCACCTGGAATGGTTCATCCGGGGGAAGGAGCCACAGCCtgtggaggaggagaagagcaTCTCAGAGCGCCGGGAGGAGCGCAAGCTGGATGAGCTGCTAGGCAAGGACCACACCCAGGTCGTGAGCCTCAAGGACAAGCTGGAATTTGCTCCTAAAGCCGTCCTGAACAGAAACCGTCCAGAGAAGAACTAA